In Brevibacillus marinus, the genomic window GCGGCGCAGCAGCCTGACGATCAGCGCGCTGCTCCAGACCATGATCGGCACGCTGATCAACAGCCCAAGCACGACCAGCACAACCGAACCATGCGAAACACCGGCGATGGCCAGTACGTTATCCAGCCCCATCACCACGTCGGCAATGACGATGGTGCGAATCGCCTCCCGTAGAGAGCGGCTGTTGTACAATTCTTGTTTTTCGCCTTCTTCTTCGGTCAACAGGTTGTAGGCAATCCAGACGAGGATCAACCCGCCCGCCAACAGCAGGAGCGGAATCTTCAGCAGCCAGAACACGACAAACGTCAGCACGGCACGAATCAGGATCGCGGCTGCCGTGCCGAAGATAATCGCTTTTTTTTGCAGCTTCTCCGGCAGTCCGCGGGCGGCCATGCCGATTACCAGCGCATTGTCTCCGGCCAATACGAGATCGACGATGATGATGCTCACCAGTGAAGAGAGAAATGTAAGCCAGTCCACGATTCCGATCACCTCCCGTATAGCTTCCCCAAAACGGCAATTTTTTTTGAACGTGTCAGCGGTTCTTTTTTGCGAACGCAGAGGGCTGATACGGGAGGTGCCGCTTTCCCCTTGCCAAGACGGTTACACGGAATCCGGCGTGAGGGGTTCCCCTTTGCCGGTGAGATAAGCATGGGCCACTTCCGATTGGGCCTGTTCCAGCCGGCCCGTAAAGCTGGTGTCAGGAATCGTGTAGCCCTGCGGCAGGTTGTTCATCACCATGGACCACAGCCCGGGATCGAAGGGGTGACTGTCGGCGAACATGAAGATGTTGTTCACGCGCTGTGTTTCCGCTGAACCGGAACTGACTTCTTCGGTCAGCGGCGGCGGTTGGTTAATGTCGAGAAAGGGCGAATGCAGCACGGTTGGCGTCTGGAGCGGCGGGTTGAGGACCGGCAGCGGTTGCAGCGGAGGCGGCGCCGTAAATGCGTCAATTTCCGCTTTTTGCCACGCCGCTCGCCGTTCTTTCACGCGGATTTTGCGGCGCACCGTTTTTCTCCCCCGCCGGCGCGGCAGACGCTTGACGATCGTGCGCACGGTTTGCGCCGGTTCCGGATATGCCATCGCCACGTTCGGCTCAACCGCTGCGGCGGCCGGTTGCAGCTCGGCGGCGGGAAATACGCGGCTGAGCGGCATGTACCGCGCGATCTCTTCCTGGGAAAAATGGCTGCGGAGATAAGCAAGCGCACGCTTGAGCGGTACTTTTTTCAGTTTTTTGAGCGATACTTTGTAGCCGCGCAAGAGCAGCAGTTTCTGCAGCGGACGATAGTATCGCTTGGTCAGGCTCCGCTTGTGCTTGCGGCGCTTGTGGTGGGACTGCTTGACGGCTCGGATGGGGACTGCTCGCTTTTTCCTGCGAACCGACTTCTTCCGCGCCCAGCGCCGCCTGAGATCCGAGATGCTGAGCCAGCGTGCGGTGTGGTGGTGTTTTGTCCTACCCATGTCATCCTCCTTTTTGATCAGCGATTATTTTGACTTGCCAGACAGAGCCGTTTGATAAACGGCAAAGGTGCGTGCAAACAAAGTCTGCGGCGCCCACTGTTTCAATCCCCACCTTTGTCCCTGTGCCGCGATCTGACGACTGCGGACCGGATGGGACAAGGCGAAGTGTAACTTCTCGGCCAGATCGTCGCTGTTGCGGTTGGCAAACAAGATGCCGGTCTCGCGGTCGCTGACCATCTCCGGAATCCCCCCCGCGTTGGAAGCGACGACCAGCTTTCCCGCCACCTGTGCTTCCATGATCGAAAATGGATGGTTATCCTGTACGGACGGCAATACGAGGATGTCGCTTTTCTTGAGCAGCTGCGGAACGTCCGAGCGGTCGCCGAGGAAGTGGACGATGTTGCCCAACTGCAGCGCATGGCTGAGGGAGAGCAGTTCGTGGAACATTTTCCCGCCGCCGACGATCCAGCAGACGAAATCGTTCCGCTTTTGTTTTAATTTGCTCAACGCTTCCAGCAAGTAGCGCTGTCCTTTTACCGGTACCAGCCGCGCAGGACAGATCAGGACGGTTTTGCCCGGTTCGGTGAACGGAACATAGGCGGTTGTCGGCGAATGGTACTGGCTGACAAAACGGTCGATGTCCATGCCGTAGGGAATGGTTTTTAACAAATGTTTGGGTACGCCAAAGTTTTTCTGGTTCAGTTTGCCTTTCAACCAGTTGGTCGGGACAATCGTCTGATCGGCGGAAGTGGAACCGTAATATTCTTCGGCTGATACGTACTTCCAGGCGATGGAC contains:
- a CDS encoding TerC family protein, whose product is MDWLTFLSSLVSIIIVDLVLAGDNALVIGMAARGLPEKLQKKAIIFGTAAAILIRAVLTFVVFWLLKIPLLLLAGGLILVWIAYNLLTEEEGEKQELYNSRSLREAIRTIVIADVVMGLDNVLAIAGVSHGSVVLVVLGLLISVPIMVWSSALIVRLLRRFPQIIYLGAGVLAWTAARMILDEPVLRPYLSPYPWFPWLFQAAVIAGVLLIGWWKRTRPALGEQG
- a CDS encoding glycosyltransferase family 4 protein gives rise to the protein MRILMATYWYLPHVGGVNTYINVLRKELIQAGHEVDVLAHHPDMEKIYIVNSGRYVEKQKIKKIVYDKVYDYYEKKQPYVEPWVRWREIERYTFELVAASFNLNQYDLIHTQDIVSTRALSRVKPAHVPLVSTIHGLLATEHIIAGDITSKQSIAWKYVSAEEYYGSTSADQTIVPTNWLKGKLNQKNFGVPKHLLKTIPYGMDIDRFVSQYHSPTTAYVPFTEPGKTVLICPARLVPVKGQRYLLEALSKLKQKRNDFVCWIVGGGKMFHELLSLSHALQLGNIVHFLGDRSDVPQLLKKSDILVLPSVQDNHPFSIMEAQVAGKLVVASNAGGIPEMVSDRETGILFANRNSDDLAEKLHFALSHPVRSRQIAAQGQRWGLKQWAPQTLFARTFAVYQTALSGKSK